In Drosophila yakuba strain Tai18E2 chromosome X, Prin_Dyak_Tai18E2_2.1, whole genome shotgun sequence, a single genomic region encodes these proteins:
- the LOC6526092 gene encoding small G protein signaling modulator 2 isoform X1, translated as MCPNALRIFLPPPRAIPMWFLQAKCAETELKERLIASVKKEVKQLMEEAVTKKYVHEESSSVTSLCGAVEACLSHGLRRRALGLFKTSSTTALIQKIAKICPEADYVSRRLLELELAQESHAVSGKRSSSSSDSIIKPKLLSKGSGSSNSVTTINTVSNGAGTGPGGGVGANAPLVKYLWIRLALHEKRLAKIIEHLVSNANSYYDREALVADPDYGSILSSLLVGPCALEFTRAKTADHYWSDPCADELVQRHRISSGNRTPPTTHRPIINFKRSLHTSSEDTSSGSFKACSPASVAKDYVESLHQNSRTTLLYGKNNVLVLPKDVSEPMPGYLSLHQSIQSLTIKWTPNQLMNGYNDGDGGDKSFYWSYALNINVDEIVYVHCHQNRGGDTGGTIILVGQDGVQRPPIHFPEGGHLQAFLSCLETGLLPHGQLDPPLWSQRGIGKLFPWPKSVRRHILPSVMEAGGSLADETPIDYVFRVVSKCQHEEFLASHPILELGRSSPRRKHLGSCSTTGSSDCSSKSLSIDQSSCETPLIQASQSTSIELVCSTMRRQIISRAFYGWLAYCRHLSTVRTHLSGLVNGRIMPNLAADEEGLTREKWQAMHEDGVITGDLELYRLVYFGGVEPELRKEVWPYLLGHYAFGSTPEERKKQDETCKHYYETTMSEWLAVEAIVRQREKEKTALAVAKLSAEQARLAANAASSSNPHQKLTNGSQHLQLDHGNGEDDQEQLVLDEGENDVFDDNDFSDISDPGDLFDEPESGQEAEEQEQRNNEEEVFKKQEEDQENQEDQEDQEAQEDDEQSEMPRLSEQLVLEFQNIDSMEPLRLQENCFADSETENDLGLGLDGSGNILLLSIKSSPSTSSYETVGNEFVDMAEAKLEEEETPGQLSKFHSADDVRLDNQDEEESSQPATAVIITEAASLDALDDDPTEEFTSRKTSLMSPLNEDITVVASLDALQEPKSACVSPASSNGGVYSVELLEQFGLNLHRIEKDVQRCDRNYWYFANENLDKLRNVISTYVWEHLDVGYMQGMCDLVAPLLVIFDDESLSYSCFCKLMERMIENFPSGGAMDMHFANMRSLIQILDSEMYDLMDSNGDYTHFYFCYRWFLLDFKRELVYDDVFATWEVIWAAKHIASGHFVLFLALALLETYRDIILSNSMDFTDVIKFFNEMAERHNAQSILQLSRSLVLQLQTIIENK; from the exons ATGTGCCCGAATGCACTTCGTATTTTCCTGCCGCCTCCTCGCGCAATTCCAATGTGGTTTTTACAGGCAAAGTGTG CGGAAACCGAACTGAAGGAGCGGCTGATAGCCAGCGTGAAGAAGGAGGTGAAGCAGCTGATGGAGGAGGCGGTGACCAAGAAGTACGTCCACGAGGAGAGCAGCTCGGTGACCTCGTTGTGCGGCGCCGTGGAGGCCTGCCTGAGCCACGGTCTGCGCAGAAGGGCTCTGGGTCTGTTCAAGACCTCGTCGACGACGGCACTGATCCAGAAGATAGCAAAGATCTGCCCGGAGGCGGATTACGTGAGCCGCCGGCTCCTCGAGCTGGAACTCGCGCAGGAGTCGCACGCGGTGAGCGGCAAACGATCTTCCTCCAGCAGCGACAGCATCATCAAGCCCAAGCTCCTGAGCAAGggcagcgggagcagcaaTTCGGTGACCACCATCAATACGGTCTCCAATGGGGCGGGAACAGGACCTGGAGGCGGGGTCGGTGCCAATGCCCCGCTAGTCAAGTACCTGTGGATCCGACTGGCTCTGCACGAGAAACGGCTGGCCAAGATCATCGAACACCTGGTCAGCAACGCCAACAGCTACTACGATCGTGAAGCGCTGGTCGCCGATCCCGACTACGGCTCCATCCTGAGCTCCCTGCTGGTGGGTCCTTGTGCCCTCGAGTTCACCCGGGCCAAGACTGCCGACCACTACTGGTCCGATCCCTGTGCCGATGAGCTG GTGCAGCGCCACAGAATCAGCTCGGGCAACCGGacgccacccaccacccaccggCCGATCATCAACTTCAAGCGCAGCCTGCACACCAGTTCGGAGGACACGAGCAGTGGCTCCTTCAAGGCCTGCTCGCCGGCGAGCGTGGCCAAGGACTACGTGGAATCGCTGCACCAGAACTCGCGGACCACGCTGCTCTACGGCAAGAACAACGTACTGGTGCTGCCCAAGGACGTCTCCGAGCCCATGCCGGGATACCTCAGTCTGCACCAAAGCATCCAGTCGCTGACGATCAAGTGGACGCCCAACCAGCTGATGAATGGCTACAACGACGGCGATGGCGGCGACAAGAGCTTCTACTGGAGCTACGCCCTCAACATCAACGTGGACGAAATTGTCTATGTGCACTGTCACCAGAATCGCGGCGGCGACACCGGCGGCACCATCATCCTGGTGGGCCAGGATGGCGTACAGCGGCCGCCCATTCACTTTCCTGAAGGCGGACACCTTCAGGCGTTTCTCAGCTGCCTGGAAACGGGTCTCCTGCCACATGGTCAGCTGGATCCGCCGCTCTGGTCACAGCGCGGCATTGGCAAGCTGTTCCCCTGGCCCAAGAGCGTGAGGCGACACATCTTGCCCTCCGTGATGGAGGCCGGCGGCTCCCTGGCCGACGAGACGCCCATCGACTATGTGTTCCGTGTGGTCAGCAAATGCCAGCACGAGGAGTTCT TGGCCAGCCACCCCATCCTGGAGCTGGGGCGATCGAGCCCGCGGCGGAAGCACCTCGGCAGCTGCTCCACCACCGGCAGCAGCGACTGCTCCAGCAAAAGCCTCTCGATCGACCAGAGCAGCTGCGAAACGCCGCTGATCCAGGCCAGCCAGAGCACCAGCATCGAGCTGGTGTGCTCCACGATGCGCCGGCAGATCATCTCCAGGGCCTTCTACGGCTGGCTGGCCTACTGTCGCCACCTCTCGACGGTCCGCACCCACTTATCCGGGCTGGTCAACGGCCGCATCATGCCCAACC TGGCCGCGGACGAGGAGGGTCTGACCCGTGAAAAGTGGCAGGCGATGCACGAGGATGGGGTAATTACTGGCGACTTGGAGCTCTATCGACTCGTTTACTTCGGCGGCGTGGAGCCGGAGTTGCGCAAGGAGGTGTGGCCCTACCTTTTGGGGCATTACGCCTTCGGCTCCACGCCGGAGGAGCGGAAAAAGCAGGACGAGACCTGCAAGCACTACTACGAAACGACGATGAGCGAGTGGCTGGCTGTGGAGGCCATCGTGCGTCAGCGGGAAAAGGAGAAGACGGCCCTGGCCGTGGCCAAATTGAGTGCTGAGCAGGCGCGTCTAGCGGCCAATGCCGCTAGCTCCTCGAATCCCCACCAGAAACTCACCAACGGCAGCCAACATTTGCAGCTTGATCATGGAAACGGCGAGGATGATCAGGAGCAGCTAGTCCTGGACGAGGGCGAGAATGATGTGTTCGATGACAATGACTTTTCGGACATTTCCGATCCTGGGGATCTGTTTGATGAGCCGGAATCAGGCCAGGAGgccgaggagcaggagcaacgTAACAACGAGGAGGAGGTCTTTAAAAAACAGGAGGAGGATCAGGAGAATcaggaggatcaggaggaTCAGGAGGCCCAGGAGGACGATGAGCAAAGCGAGATGCCGCGACTCAGCGAGCAACTTGTTCTGGAGTTCCAAAACATAGACAGTATGGAACCATTACGTCTGCAGGAGAACTGCTTTGCCGATTCCGAGACCGAAAACGATCTGGGACTGGGTCTGGATGGCAGCGGCAATATCCTGTTGCTGAGCATCAAGAGCTCCCCATCGACGAGCAGCTATGAGACGGTGGGCAACGAGTTCGTCGACATGGCGGAGGCcaagctggaggaggaggaaaccCCTGGGCAGCTAAGCAAGTTCCACAGCGCCGACGACGTGAGGCTGGACAACCAGGATGAGGAGGAATCATCGCAGCCAGCCACTGCGGTCATTATAACAGAGGCGGCTTCGCTGGACGCCCTGGACGACGATCCCACCGAGGAGTTTACCTCGAGAAAGACCAGCCTGATGTCGCCCCTCAACGAGGACATCACGGTGGTGGCCTCGCTGGATGCTCTGCAGGAGCCCAAGTCCGCCTGCGTCTCGCCAGCCAGCTCCAACGGAGGTGTCTACAGCGTGGAGCTGCTGGAGCAGTTCGGATTGAATCTGCATCGAATCGAGAAGGATGTGCAGCGGTGCGACAGGAACTACTGGTACTTCGCCAACGAGAACCTGGACAAGCTGCGCAACGTGATCTCCACGTACGTGTGGGAGCACCTGGACGTGGGCTACATGCAGGGCATGTGCGACCTGGTGGCTCCCCTCCTGGTTATCTTCGACGACGAGTCGCTCAGCTACAGCTGCTTCTGCAAGCTCATGGAGCGCATGATCGAGAACTTTCCCAGCGGCGGGGCCATGGACATGCACTTTGCCAACATGAG GTCCCTCATCCAGATCCTCGACTCGGAGATGTACGACCTGATGGACTCGAACGGCGACTACACGCACTTCTACTTCTGCTACAGGTGGTTCCTGCTCGACTTCAAGAGGGAGCTCGTCTACGACGACGTCTTCGCCACCTGGGAGGTGATCTGGGCGGCCAAGCACATCGCCTCCGGCCACTTCGTCCTCTTCCTGGCCCTGGCCCTGCTGGAGACCTATCGCGACATCATCCTCTCGAACAGCATGGACTTCACCGACGTCATCAAGTTCTTCAATG AAATGGCGGAGCGCCACAACGCCCAGTCGATCCTGCAGCTGTCCAGGAGCCTGGTCCTCCAGCTTCAGACCATCATCGAGAACAAGTAG
- the LOC6526092 gene encoding small G protein signaling modulator 2 isoform X2, translating into MNMLHSFSGGGAGSAANASGDVSNAETELKERLIASVKKEVKQLMEEAVTKKYVHEESSSVTSLCGAVEACLSHGLRRRALGLFKTSSTTALIQKIAKICPEADYVSRRLLELELAQESHAVSGKRSSSSSDSIIKPKLLSKGSGSSNSVTTINTVSNGAGTGPGGGVGANAPLVKYLWIRLALHEKRLAKIIEHLVSNANSYYDREALVADPDYGSILSSLLVGPCALEFTRAKTADHYWSDPCADELVQRHRISSGNRTPPTTHRPIINFKRSLHTSSEDTSSGSFKACSPASVAKDYVESLHQNSRTTLLYGKNNVLVLPKDVSEPMPGYLSLHQSIQSLTIKWTPNQLMNGYNDGDGGDKSFYWSYALNINVDEIVYVHCHQNRGGDTGGTIILVGQDGVQRPPIHFPEGGHLQAFLSCLETGLLPHGQLDPPLWSQRGIGKLFPWPKSVRRHILPSVMEAGGSLADETPIDYVFRVVSKCQHEEFLASHPILELGRSSPRRKHLGSCSTTGSSDCSSKSLSIDQSSCETPLIQASQSTSIELVCSTMRRQIISRAFYGWLAYCRHLSTVRTHLSGLVNGRIMPNLAADEEGLTREKWQAMHEDGVITGDLELYRLVYFGGVEPELRKEVWPYLLGHYAFGSTPEERKKQDETCKHYYETTMSEWLAVEAIVRQREKEKTALAVAKLSAEQARLAANAASSSNPHQKLTNGSQHLQLDHGNGEDDQEQLVLDEGENDVFDDNDFSDISDPGDLFDEPESGQEAEEQEQRNNEEEVFKKQEEDQENQEDQEDQEAQEDDEQSEMPRLSEQLVLEFQNIDSMEPLRLQENCFADSETENDLGLGLDGSGNILLLSIKSSPSTSSYETVGNEFVDMAEAKLEEEETPGQLSKFHSADDVRLDNQDEEESSQPATAVIITEAASLDALDDDPTEEFTSRKTSLMSPLNEDITVVASLDALQEPKSACVSPASSNGGVYSVELLEQFGLNLHRIEKDVQRCDRNYWYFANENLDKLRNVISTYVWEHLDVGYMQGMCDLVAPLLVIFDDESLSYSCFCKLMERMIENFPSGGAMDMHFANMRSLIQILDSEMYDLMDSNGDYTHFYFCYRWFLLDFKRELVYDDVFATWEVIWAAKHIASGHFVLFLALALLETYRDIILSNSMDFTDVIKFFNEMAERHNAQSILQLSRSLVLQLQTIIENK; encoded by the exons ATGAACATGCTACACAGTTTCAGCGGCGGCGGCGCCGGCAGCGCTGCCAACGCCTCAGGCGACGTCAGCAACG CGGAAACCGAACTGAAGGAGCGGCTGATAGCCAGCGTGAAGAAGGAGGTGAAGCAGCTGATGGAGGAGGCGGTGACCAAGAAGTACGTCCACGAGGAGAGCAGCTCGGTGACCTCGTTGTGCGGCGCCGTGGAGGCCTGCCTGAGCCACGGTCTGCGCAGAAGGGCTCTGGGTCTGTTCAAGACCTCGTCGACGACGGCACTGATCCAGAAGATAGCAAAGATCTGCCCGGAGGCGGATTACGTGAGCCGCCGGCTCCTCGAGCTGGAACTCGCGCAGGAGTCGCACGCGGTGAGCGGCAAACGATCTTCCTCCAGCAGCGACAGCATCATCAAGCCCAAGCTCCTGAGCAAGggcagcgggagcagcaaTTCGGTGACCACCATCAATACGGTCTCCAATGGGGCGGGAACAGGACCTGGAGGCGGGGTCGGTGCCAATGCCCCGCTAGTCAAGTACCTGTGGATCCGACTGGCTCTGCACGAGAAACGGCTGGCCAAGATCATCGAACACCTGGTCAGCAACGCCAACAGCTACTACGATCGTGAAGCGCTGGTCGCCGATCCCGACTACGGCTCCATCCTGAGCTCCCTGCTGGTGGGTCCTTGTGCCCTCGAGTTCACCCGGGCCAAGACTGCCGACCACTACTGGTCCGATCCCTGTGCCGATGAGCTG GTGCAGCGCCACAGAATCAGCTCGGGCAACCGGacgccacccaccacccaccggCCGATCATCAACTTCAAGCGCAGCCTGCACACCAGTTCGGAGGACACGAGCAGTGGCTCCTTCAAGGCCTGCTCGCCGGCGAGCGTGGCCAAGGACTACGTGGAATCGCTGCACCAGAACTCGCGGACCACGCTGCTCTACGGCAAGAACAACGTACTGGTGCTGCCCAAGGACGTCTCCGAGCCCATGCCGGGATACCTCAGTCTGCACCAAAGCATCCAGTCGCTGACGATCAAGTGGACGCCCAACCAGCTGATGAATGGCTACAACGACGGCGATGGCGGCGACAAGAGCTTCTACTGGAGCTACGCCCTCAACATCAACGTGGACGAAATTGTCTATGTGCACTGTCACCAGAATCGCGGCGGCGACACCGGCGGCACCATCATCCTGGTGGGCCAGGATGGCGTACAGCGGCCGCCCATTCACTTTCCTGAAGGCGGACACCTTCAGGCGTTTCTCAGCTGCCTGGAAACGGGTCTCCTGCCACATGGTCAGCTGGATCCGCCGCTCTGGTCACAGCGCGGCATTGGCAAGCTGTTCCCCTGGCCCAAGAGCGTGAGGCGACACATCTTGCCCTCCGTGATGGAGGCCGGCGGCTCCCTGGCCGACGAGACGCCCATCGACTATGTGTTCCGTGTGGTCAGCAAATGCCAGCACGAGGAGTTCT TGGCCAGCCACCCCATCCTGGAGCTGGGGCGATCGAGCCCGCGGCGGAAGCACCTCGGCAGCTGCTCCACCACCGGCAGCAGCGACTGCTCCAGCAAAAGCCTCTCGATCGACCAGAGCAGCTGCGAAACGCCGCTGATCCAGGCCAGCCAGAGCACCAGCATCGAGCTGGTGTGCTCCACGATGCGCCGGCAGATCATCTCCAGGGCCTTCTACGGCTGGCTGGCCTACTGTCGCCACCTCTCGACGGTCCGCACCCACTTATCCGGGCTGGTCAACGGCCGCATCATGCCCAACC TGGCCGCGGACGAGGAGGGTCTGACCCGTGAAAAGTGGCAGGCGATGCACGAGGATGGGGTAATTACTGGCGACTTGGAGCTCTATCGACTCGTTTACTTCGGCGGCGTGGAGCCGGAGTTGCGCAAGGAGGTGTGGCCCTACCTTTTGGGGCATTACGCCTTCGGCTCCACGCCGGAGGAGCGGAAAAAGCAGGACGAGACCTGCAAGCACTACTACGAAACGACGATGAGCGAGTGGCTGGCTGTGGAGGCCATCGTGCGTCAGCGGGAAAAGGAGAAGACGGCCCTGGCCGTGGCCAAATTGAGTGCTGAGCAGGCGCGTCTAGCGGCCAATGCCGCTAGCTCCTCGAATCCCCACCAGAAACTCACCAACGGCAGCCAACATTTGCAGCTTGATCATGGAAACGGCGAGGATGATCAGGAGCAGCTAGTCCTGGACGAGGGCGAGAATGATGTGTTCGATGACAATGACTTTTCGGACATTTCCGATCCTGGGGATCTGTTTGATGAGCCGGAATCAGGCCAGGAGgccgaggagcaggagcaacgTAACAACGAGGAGGAGGTCTTTAAAAAACAGGAGGAGGATCAGGAGAATcaggaggatcaggaggaTCAGGAGGCCCAGGAGGACGATGAGCAAAGCGAGATGCCGCGACTCAGCGAGCAACTTGTTCTGGAGTTCCAAAACATAGACAGTATGGAACCATTACGTCTGCAGGAGAACTGCTTTGCCGATTCCGAGACCGAAAACGATCTGGGACTGGGTCTGGATGGCAGCGGCAATATCCTGTTGCTGAGCATCAAGAGCTCCCCATCGACGAGCAGCTATGAGACGGTGGGCAACGAGTTCGTCGACATGGCGGAGGCcaagctggaggaggaggaaaccCCTGGGCAGCTAAGCAAGTTCCACAGCGCCGACGACGTGAGGCTGGACAACCAGGATGAGGAGGAATCATCGCAGCCAGCCACTGCGGTCATTATAACAGAGGCGGCTTCGCTGGACGCCCTGGACGACGATCCCACCGAGGAGTTTACCTCGAGAAAGACCAGCCTGATGTCGCCCCTCAACGAGGACATCACGGTGGTGGCCTCGCTGGATGCTCTGCAGGAGCCCAAGTCCGCCTGCGTCTCGCCAGCCAGCTCCAACGGAGGTGTCTACAGCGTGGAGCTGCTGGAGCAGTTCGGATTGAATCTGCATCGAATCGAGAAGGATGTGCAGCGGTGCGACAGGAACTACTGGTACTTCGCCAACGAGAACCTGGACAAGCTGCGCAACGTGATCTCCACGTACGTGTGGGAGCACCTGGACGTGGGCTACATGCAGGGCATGTGCGACCTGGTGGCTCCCCTCCTGGTTATCTTCGACGACGAGTCGCTCAGCTACAGCTGCTTCTGCAAGCTCATGGAGCGCATGATCGAGAACTTTCCCAGCGGCGGGGCCATGGACATGCACTTTGCCAACATGAG GTCCCTCATCCAGATCCTCGACTCGGAGATGTACGACCTGATGGACTCGAACGGCGACTACACGCACTTCTACTTCTGCTACAGGTGGTTCCTGCTCGACTTCAAGAGGGAGCTCGTCTACGACGACGTCTTCGCCACCTGGGAGGTGATCTGGGCGGCCAAGCACATCGCCTCCGGCCACTTCGTCCTCTTCCTGGCCCTGGCCCTGCTGGAGACCTATCGCGACATCATCCTCTCGAACAGCATGGACTTCACCGACGTCATCAAGTTCTTCAATG AAATGGCGGAGCGCCACAACGCCCAGTCGATCCTGCAGCTGTCCAGGAGCCTGGTCCTCCAGCTTCAGACCATCATCGAGAACAAGTAG